One stretch of Dissulfurimicrobium hydrothermale DNA includes these proteins:
- a CDS encoding hybrid sensor histidine kinase/response regulator → MREILDSIADCILIIDKDFNIVFANKAILDLCGLEKDEVIGEKCYVFDHRCNMPCSPALKGSCRATCPLTEIFKSGKPAVSLTHRHVMPDGMELLFDITASPIRDEKGDIQVIEVMRDVTERKKTEELFQNLLQVIDEGFIIIDRDFKIIYANKAYTDACKRPTEDILGRHCYAISHQFSKPCYEYGAEHPCTVKDVFDTGEPSRALHTHYDKEGRPIYVETKAYPLFKDKDGKAALAIEIIINITEKIRLEKQLLHAQKMETVGTLAGGVAHDFNNILTAIIGYGQVALMKMPKDDPNRKYIESMLEASDRAANLTGSLLAFSRKGISDKRPVELNAVIKDVGKLLRRVIGEDVELKTVYGGDDVTVLADRNQLEQVLMNLAVNARDAMPDGGTFTITTAKTTIDEGFVKAHGYGRPGTYALITVSDTGIGMDEETLGHIFEPFFTTKEVGKGTGLGLSVVYGIVKQHDGFINCYSEPGNGTTFRIYLPAIQPGAIDAPHEETQAVGAASLQGTETILLAEDDDGVRGFTKTVLTDAGYKVIEAVDGEDAVRKFMENKDAIRLLIFDLIMPKKTGNEAYNEIKGLAPQIKAIFVTGYSPELAGRKTSPGEGVPVVYKPISPKDLLREVRGVLG, encoded by the coding sequence ATGAGAGAAATCCTTGACAGTATCGCCGATTGCATCCTGATAATTGATAAAGACTTTAACATCGTCTTTGCCAACAAGGCGATCCTTGATCTTTGCGGATTAGAAAAAGACGAGGTGATCGGAGAGAAATGTTACGTCTTTGACCACAGGTGCAACATGCCATGTTCCCCGGCTTTAAAGGGTTCATGCCGTGCAACATGCCCCCTCACCGAGATATTCAAATCCGGAAAGCCTGCTGTATCCCTGACCCACCGGCACGTCATGCCTGACGGCATGGAGCTGTTGTTCGATATCACCGCCTCCCCTATAAGAGATGAAAAAGGAGATATCCAGGTCATTGAAGTGATGAGGGATGTGACTGAGCGCAAGAAGACAGAGGAGCTGTTTCAAAACCTGCTTCAGGTGATTGATGAAGGGTTTATCATTATAGACCGTGATTTTAAAATCATATATGCAAACAAGGCCTATACCGATGCCTGCAAGAGGCCAACTGAAGATATATTGGGCAGACACTGTTACGCCATATCCCATCAATTCAGCAAACCCTGTTATGAATATGGGGCAGAACACCCATGCACTGTAAAAGATGTATTTGACACAGGAGAACCATCCAGGGCGCTGCATACCCATTATGATAAAGAAGGAAGACCTATTTATGTAGAAACAAAGGCGTATCCCCTGTTTAAAGACAAAGACGGCAAGGCTGCCCTGGCGATCGAGATAATAATTAACATCACCGAAAAGATCCGTCTCGAAAAGCAGCTCCTTCACGCCCAGAAGATGGAGACAGTGGGTACCCTGGCAGGCGGCGTAGCCCATGACTTTAACAACATCCTTACGGCGATCATCGGCTATGGCCAGGTGGCCTTGATGAAGATGCCAAAGGACGACCCGAACCGGAAATACATCGAAAGCATGCTTGAGGCCTCTGACAGGGCGGCCAATCTTACTGGAAGCCTCCTGGCCTTCAGCAGAAAGGGCATAAGCGACAAGAGGCCCGTAGAGCTTAATGCAGTGATAAAGGATGTGGGAAAGCTGCTCAGAAGGGTTATCGGGGAGGACGTGGAGCTCAAGACGGTGTACGGAGGGGATGATGTCACGGTCCTTGCCGACAGAAACCAGCTCGAACAGGTGCTCATGAACCTTGCCGTAAACGCCAGGGACGCCATGCCCGATGGCGGGACGTTCACCATTACAACGGCAAAGACAACGATCGACGAGGGGTTCGTAAAGGCCCACGGCTACGGAAGACCTGGAACCTATGCCCTCATCACCGTAAGCGATACCGGCATAGGCATGGATGAGGAGACACTGGGGCACATCTTTGAGCCCTTCTTTACCACAAAGGAGGTGGGTAAGGGCACGGGGCTTGGGCTTTCCGTGGTCTATGGTATAGTAAAGCAGCACGATGGGTTTATAAACTGTTACAGTGAACCAGGAAATGGGACTACGTTCAGGATATACCTGCCGGCCATCCAACCCGGCGCCATAGATGCGCCGCACGAGGAGACCCAGGCTGTAGGCGCCGCTTCCCTACAGGGGACCGAGACCATACTCCTCGCGGAGGACGACGACGGCGTGAGGGGGTTTACGAAGACCGTGCTCACCGATGCAGGCTACAAGGTCATAGAGGCGGTGGACGGGGAGGATGCAGTGAGGAAGTTTATGGAAAATAAAGACGCGATCCGTCTGCTCATCTTTGACCTTATCATGCCCAAGAAGACAGGCAATGAGGCCTACAACGAGATAAAGGGGCTTGCGCCGCAGATAAAGGCCATTTTTGTTACAGGGTACTCGCCTGAGCTGGCAGGCCGTAAGACCTCGCCCGGAGAAGGCGTGCCTGTGGTATATAAACCCATCTCGCCCAAGGACCTGCTGAGGGAGGTGAGGGGGGTGTTGGGGTAG
- a CDS encoding sensor histidine kinase, whose protein sequence is MTYLSLYPIVAVDMLGCLAMIAIATRCLALAYAIYRSDTDNALSNYLLLLIAAIFIFSISRSLGHIVKYILHLFGYISVWEKISPVSGSINTITFVIIASVTVFFDRVQAVMDKMLHDRISIEKTSKELLQLNREVEMIVSERTQAEMALRMAHEARNPVMIIGGLARKVLKKMPTEDLERPLMEMIMVQAQRLEEMILRFEEAISRTKKYFSPQELNAIVEETIEFVRPEAEQKDIVLFFDRCPVNLSFQGNKYLIKVAIAHIIRNAIEVCGPGNSIEITTDLAGKTVSVTIKDNGPGIPDEIKPHIFEPFYKTHHGETGLGLPYVKQIIDEHKGEIRITSAKGKGTTVEIRIPTHISEMTNKA, encoded by the coding sequence ATGACATATCTATCACTCTATCCCATCGTGGCCGTTGATATGCTTGGCTGCCTGGCCATGATAGCCATTGCGACAAGATGTCTTGCGCTGGCCTATGCAATATACCGCTCAGATACCGACAACGCCCTTTCAAACTATCTCCTACTCCTAATAGCGGCCATATTTATCTTTTCCATCTCGAGATCACTCGGCCATATTGTAAAATACATCCTACACCTTTTCGGCTATATCTCAGTCTGGGAAAAGATATCTCCTGTCAGCGGGTCTATCAACACCATAACTTTCGTCATAATAGCCTCCGTCACTGTATTTTTTGATCGGGTCCAGGCCGTAATGGACAAGATGTTGCATGACAGAATCAGCATAGAAAAGACGAGTAAAGAGCTGCTGCAACTAAATAGAGAGGTTGAGATGATAGTCTCGGAACGGACCCAGGCCGAGATGGCGCTAAGAATGGCCCACGAGGCGAGGAACCCGGTCATGATCATCGGCGGACTCGCTAGAAAGGTCTTGAAAAAGATGCCGACAGAAGACCTGGAGCGGCCGTTGATGGAGATGATAATGGTACAGGCCCAAAGGCTTGAAGAGATGATATTGAGGTTTGAAGAGGCAATCTCTAGGACAAAAAAATACTTTTCCCCACAGGAATTAAACGCCATAGTGGAGGAAACCATCGAATTTGTAAGACCCGAGGCCGAACAAAAAGATATAGTCCTATTTTTTGACAGATGCCCTGTAAACCTCTCCTTCCAGGGAAACAAATACCTGATAAAAGTGGCCATTGCTCACATTATAAGAAATGCCATAGAAGTATGCGGCCCTGGGAATTCTATCGAGATAACCACTGATCTGGCCGGGAAGACAGTGTCTGTCACAATAAAAGACAATGGTCCAGGCATACCCGATGAAATCAAACCGCATATCTTTGAACCGTTCTACAAGACACACCACGGCGAAACAGGTTTAGGTCTTCCATATGTAAAGCAAATCATTGATGAACACAAAGGTGAAATACGGATTACAAGCGCCAAGGGGAAAGGGACTACGGTCGAGATACGTATCCCGACGCACATATCGGAGATGACGAATAAGGCTTAA
- the ilvD gene encoding dihydroxy-acid dehydratase — protein sequence MRSDQMKKGVERAPHRSLFKAMGYINDELSRPLIGIANSFNEIIPGHIHLRQIVEAVKAGIRMAGGTPIEFGCIGVCDGIAMNHPGMRYSLASRELIADSVEVMAQAHPFDGLVLVPSCDKITPGMLMAMLRLNIPAIAISGGPMLTGEWRGRKVNLITVFEGIGQTKAGKMTETEISELEDEACPTCGSCAGMFTANSMNCLTEALGLALPGNGTIPAVAAARIRLAKETGMQIVRLIEKDLKPRDIATPAAFKNAIAVDMALGCSTNTVLHVPAIAHEAEIDLPLSIFNEISLKSVHICSLIPSGPHSLKDLHLAGGVQAVIKELTTLSLIDIKALTVTGKTVGENIRDVYVKDRDVIRPASDPYHKEGGIAILYGSLSPNGSVVKQSAVAPEMLRHEGPARVFESEEDAYGAILGGKIRPGDVIVIRYEGPKGGPGMREMLSPTAAIIGMGLGKDVALITDGRFSGGTQGAAIGHVSPEAAEGGAIGLVRDGDIIKIDIPAKRLDLLVDEKELEERRKTFKPIGPKVTMGYLARYAEQVTSGATGAILKK from the coding sequence ATGAGAAGTGACCAAATGAAAAAAGGCGTGGAGAGGGCCCCACACCGCTCCCTTTTTAAGGCTATGGGCTATATAAACGATGAACTGAGCCGCCCGCTTATCGGCATAGCAAACTCATTTAACGAGATCATCCCAGGCCACATCCACCTCAGGCAGATAGTCGAGGCGGTCAAGGCAGGCATCCGCATGGCAGGCGGGACACCCATTGAATTCGGGTGCATAGGGGTCTGTGACGGCATAGCCATGAATCACCCTGGTATGCGATATTCCCTTGCCAGCAGGGAGCTCATCGCCGATTCGGTCGAGGTCATGGCCCAGGCGCACCCATTCGACGGCCTTGTGCTGGTCCCAAGCTGCGACAAAATCACCCCCGGAATGCTTATGGCCATGCTGCGCCTCAACATCCCTGCTATAGCCATAAGCGGCGGTCCCATGCTGACAGGCGAATGGAGAGGACGCAAGGTCAATCTTATAACAGTGTTTGAAGGGATCGGCCAGACAAAGGCCGGCAAGATGACGGAGACGGAGATCTCTGAGCTCGAAGATGAGGCCTGTCCAACCTGTGGTTCCTGTGCAGGGATGTTTACTGCCAACTCCATGAACTGCCTAACAGAGGCCCTCGGACTTGCACTTCCAGGAAACGGAACCATACCGGCGGTGGCTGCGGCCCGCATAAGGCTTGCAAAAGAAACCGGGATGCAGATCGTACGCCTGATCGAAAAAGACCTGAAGCCAAGGGATATCGCGACGCCTGCTGCGTTTAAAAATGCTATTGCCGTTGACATGGCCCTTGGCTGCTCCACAAATACGGTCCTCCACGTCCCGGCAATCGCACACGAAGCTGAGATCGATCTCCCACTCTCAATCTTCAACGAAATAAGCCTCAAATCCGTTCATATCTGCAGCCTCATACCGTCAGGCCCTCACAGCCTTAAAGACCTCCACCTTGCAGGCGGCGTCCAGGCCGTTATAAAAGAACTGACGACGCTTTCGTTAATAGATATCAAGGCGTTGACAGTTACCGGCAAGACAGTAGGGGAAAATATAAGAGATGTATACGTGAAAGATAGAGACGTCATAAGACCTGCATCAGATCCATATCATAAAGAAGGAGGGATTGCCATACTTTACGGCAGTCTCTCGCCGAATGGTTCGGTGGTAAAGCAGTCCGCCGTAGCGCCTGAGATGCTGAGACACGAAGGCCCTGCACGGGTCTTTGAATCTGAAGAAGATGCATATGGCGCGATACTCGGCGGGAAAATAAGGCCTGGGGACGTGATCGTGATACGTTACGAAGGCCCTAAGGGTGGACCTGGCATGAGGGAAATGCTCTCTCCAACTGCAGCAATAATCGGTATGGGTCTAGGCAAGGATGTGGCCCTCATCACAGATGGAAGGTTTTCAGGCGGAACCCAAGGTGCGGCCATCGGCCATGTCTCGCCTGAGGCCGCGGAGGGTGGCGCAATAGGACTTGTCAGAGATGGTGACATCATCAAGATAGACATACCGGCAAAAAGGCTCGATCTGCTTGTAGATGAAAAGGAGCTCGAAGAGAGACGCAAGACCTTCAAGCCCATAGGACCAAAGGTCACAATGGGATATCTTGCAAGATATGCTGAACAGGTCACAAGCGGTGCAACAGGCGCGATACTCAAAAAATAA
- a CDS encoding DsrE family protein, which translates to MPNKLKLLIHVAQADKWDTAAGNAINFLKTKQTGEELRVRMIANADAVTRCTQCDRPLFDVLKQIVLEGGEIYLCENALRNFGIHVSRLPEIFKTVPAGIRALVELQNDGWRYVRP; encoded by the coding sequence ATGCCTAATAAACTTAAACTTCTGATACATGTTGCCCAGGCCGATAAATGGGACACTGCCGCAGGAAACGCCATAAATTTTTTAAAAACCAAACAAACGGGAGAGGAACTCAGGGTTAGGATGATTGCAAATGCAGACGCCGTAACAAGATGCACACAATGCGATAGGCCCCTTTTTGACGTATTAAAACAGATCGTCCTGGAAGGCGGTGAGATATACCTGTGCGAAAATGCACTCAGGAATTTTGGGATCCATGTCTCCAGACTCCCCGAGATATTCAAGACCGTGCCGGCTGGCATTAGGGCGTTGGTCGAACTCCAGAACGACGGTTGGCGCTATGTAAGGCCGTAA
- the hisB gene encoding imidazoleglycerol-phosphate dehydratase HisB: MSRTSKIKRKTSETEISLGLVLDGSGKTSVKTGIGFFDHMLTLWAVHGFFDLDLAAKGDLDVDFHHTVEDIGICLGKAIADAIGDMKGIKRYGGASVPMDEALARVDVDVCGRPFLVFDAKLSTAKIGGFDAELIEEFLRAVAINSGITLHVHVPYGKNNHHIAEAIFKAFARALDKALQLEPRLCGRPLSSKGGFNVGSQ; the protein is encoded by the coding sequence ATGTCGAGGACATCGAAGATCAAAAGAAAGACATCCGAGACCGAGATAAGCCTTGGCCTTGTTCTGGACGGTTCCGGAAAGACTTCCGTCAAGACTGGAATTGGTTTTTTTGACCACATGCTTACACTTTGGGCCGTCCATGGATTCTTTGACCTGGATCTTGCAGCAAAAGGGGACTTGGACGTGGATTTTCACCATACAGTGGAAGATATAGGTATTTGTCTCGGCAAGGCCATAGCCGATGCCATTGGCGACATGAAAGGCATAAAACGTTATGGAGGCGCATCGGTCCCGATGGACGAGGCCCTTGCCAGGGTGGATGTCGATGTATGCGGGAGACCCTTTCTGGTCTTTGATGCCAAGCTGTCGACTGCCAAGATCGGGGGGTTCGATGCCGAGCTCATAGAGGAATTTTTAAGGGCAGTCGCCATAAATAGTGGTATTACCCTCCATGTTCATGTACCTTATGGTAAAAACAACCATCACATTGCAGAGGCGATCTTCAAGGCCTTTGCAAGGGCGCTCGACAAGGCGCTGCAGCTTGAACCAAGGCTTTGTGGTAGGCCGCTTTCAAGCAAAGGTGGATTTAATGTTGGCTCTCAATAG
- a CDS encoding ribonuclease catalytic domain-containing protein, translated as MDVANNQVVEFLENQRFFTAMCIGKKGNRYHLLTHLGREMNLPETRFLHVSPQRIKTATRNEYLQELRSIFAKRDILKTAINIPELWELVRDDREIWSPTELTGLAFNVEDIGPDHEAAVIRAVIDEHVHFKFRDGMIAVQTAENVGRLLEQKMLEKERLERLSAGLGWLNTIWGDAKDKLLYDAKDPDISYWVEAIKDFCIKGEESGYAAEVKGLFKQAGLNRPMVPFYTLVKTGIWGEDENLELYRFDIKADFPRSVINHAMELARSTLDTKGLRDLTETCIFTIDGPETTDIDDALSFERCGNGLELGIHITNFGAKIDPGSPVFEEALSRATSIYLPDLTIPMIPDILSSNAFSLNKNEPRAALSFFVKLDKNGTILETNIERTLIRVSNRMSYEDADSEIEKGGIFSEAYQLARMLQSARIEKGALPLPIPELVIRFDSEKGVMIKLTNPGPARFLVAEYMILANRIAAEFLRDNFIPALYRSQPPPREQIISGAETDIKANFRQRRLISKGGLVKKPEAHHGLGLAAYTTVTSPLRRGLDLLMQQQLDSFLRCGSPLHDIEGLEKMSATLQHGLAAASAIKQTRMRYFVLKHMEGRINMPLDAWILDTGPHKVVAVLSDYLMPVELPKRPGSTYSMDQDIKINIKKVNARENILKVDWCNGTRH; from the coding sequence ATGGATGTTGCAAACAATCAAGTAGTGGAATTCCTTGAAAATCAGCGCTTTTTTACGGCCATGTGTATAGGCAAAAAGGGCAATCGTTACCACCTTCTCACGCACCTCGGGAGGGAAATGAACCTCCCTGAGACAAGGTTTCTCCATGTTTCGCCGCAGCGGATAAAGACCGCTACAAGGAATGAATACCTTCAGGAGCTTCGATCGATTTTTGCGAAACGCGACATTTTGAAGACGGCGATCAACATACCCGAGTTATGGGAATTGGTCAGGGATGACAGGGAGATTTGGTCTCCAACAGAACTCACAGGACTTGCCTTTAACGTCGAAGACATCGGGCCTGATCACGAAGCGGCTGTGATAAGGGCCGTCATAGACGAACACGTGCACTTCAAATTCAGGGATGGCATGATAGCCGTCCAGACAGCGGAAAACGTCGGGCGCTTGCTGGAGCAAAAGATGCTCGAAAAAGAAAGGCTTGAAAGGTTAAGTGCAGGTCTGGGATGGCTAAACACGATATGGGGAGACGCCAAGGACAAATTGCTCTACGACGCCAAAGATCCGGATATCTCCTATTGGGTCGAAGCCATAAAGGATTTTTGCATAAAAGGTGAGGAATCGGGATATGCAGCCGAGGTGAAGGGGCTGTTTAAACAAGCCGGCCTAAATCGGCCTATGGTACCGTTTTATACCTTGGTGAAGACTGGGATATGGGGTGAAGATGAGAACCTAGAACTGTACCGTTTCGACATCAAGGCCGACTTCCCACGGTCTGTAATCAATCATGCCATGGAATTGGCTAGATCGACATTGGATACCAAGGGTCTACGCGACCTCACGGAAACCTGTATTTTTACCATCGACGGTCCTGAAACCACCGATATCGACGATGCGCTGAGCTTTGAAAGATGCGGAAACGGCCTTGAACTTGGCATTCATATAACCAATTTCGGCGCCAAGATAGACCCAGGATCTCCTGTTTTTGAGGAGGCATTGAGCAGGGCCACTAGTATATATTTGCCTGACCTCACAATACCCATGATCCCGGATATCCTCTCTTCGAACGCCTTCAGCCTCAATAAAAACGAACCACGGGCGGCGTTGTCGTTTTTTGTAAAACTCGACAAAAATGGTACCATACTCGAGACAAACATAGAACGTACTCTAATACGCGTCAGCAATCGAATGAGCTATGAAGATGCCGACTCAGAAATAGAAAAGGGCGGCATATTCTCAGAGGCATATCAACTCGCTAGGATGCTTCAATCCGCAAGGATCGAGAAAGGGGCATTACCTCTTCCAATTCCTGAACTTGTCATAAGATTTGACTCGGAAAAGGGTGTGATGATAAAACTCACCAATCCTGGGCCGGCGCGTTTCCTTGTGGCGGAATACATGATCCTGGCCAACAGAATTGCAGCCGAGTTCCTGAGAGACAACTTCATACCGGCCCTTTACAGGAGCCAACCGCCGCCAAGGGAACAGATCATCTCGGGCGCCGAGACTGACATTAAGGCCAACTTCAGACAAAGACGTCTCATAAGCAAAGGCGGGCTTGTCAAAAAACCCGAAGCCCACCACGGTCTGGGGCTGGCCGCCTATACAACCGTTACATCGCCGCTGAGGCGGGGCCTTGATCTCCTTATGCAACAGCAACTGGACTCATTTCTAAGATGCGGATCGCCGCTGCATGACATAGAGGGCCTGGAAAAGATGTCAGCAACCCTGCAACATGGCCTTGCGGCCGCATCTGCGATCAAACAAACAAGGATGCGGTATTTTGTGCTCAAACACATGGAGGGTCGTATAAATATGCCTCTTGACGCATGGATACTTGATACAGGTCCGCATAAGGTGGTTGCCGTATTGTCCGATTATCTCATGCCGGTCGAACTGCCTAAGCGTCCTGGCTCTACCTACTCTATGGATCAGGATATAAAAATAAACATAAAAAAGGTAAACGCCAGAGAAAATATCCTGAAGGTCGATTGGTGCAATGGAACCAGACATTAG